GTtaactaaacaataatatattgttttaggaTCCAGTCGATTAGATAGTGATCCCGTCataaaaactgatttaattgtAGTAGTAAATAATCTAGTACTTTTCATAGCCAGGCAAAGGGAATGTTTGGCTGTAGTTTTCAATTTCTTGTttcagtttattaatttttgcttGGATGTCGGCATTCTCTGTAATAGTTTTGTTGAAGTCTACTAGTTTCGGTCCCGATATCGCGGTGACTTCTTGAGCCAATTTGAGCGCTCTGTCTATATATTCGACCACTCTATCGATATCAGTTTCTTTCAGGCCCCTAGTAGTAAGAGCTGGAGTACCTGAAGGGAAGAaggttaaatttaatacatactaAGAAAATATTCGTTTAGACAAAGATAATCGTGTTTTCATGGATTATAGATACGTGAGATCAAATTAGCATCGATTTCATTTAGACTATTATgtgataattgtaaataatttcgaGGTTTAAATGCACGGttaaaaagtaagtattatttattatttatttacccagCCTGATGCCACTGGGGTTGAGCGCGCTCTTGTCGCCGGGCACGGTGTTCTTGTTGCAGGCGACGCTGACGAGCTCGAGCAGGCGCTCGGCGCGCGCGCCGCTGAGGCCGGCGCGCCGCACGTCCACCAGCACGAGGTGCACGTCCGTGCCGCCCGTCGCGATGTCGTAGCCGCGCGCCGCCAGCCCCGCGCACAGCCGCTGCGCGTTCGCGACCACCTGCGCCGCAGCGACACGATCACATAATATCCACATTGACAATATTTCATTCGACTAATTCAAGGTTTCGtcacgatatattattttatagtttcaaattacaatcacaaattaagcaagtgTAAAGTCAGTCGCGTTTGTCCAGATTTTAACACGATTGCTATCGATTGGTATTTTTGTTTACGAGTTATTTATTAAGGATTAAGGAAAAAATCTTTTCATATGACCGATTGTCAGATTGAGCGTAACataagagttttattttattcaaaaagtttTACGAGGCAGAACGTAAAAAAGTTCACGTACTTGGCGCTGATAGTCGACGAATTCTGGCATGGTGGCTTGTTTCATAGCTGTGGCGATAGCTGCAATAGCATGGTTGTGGGGGCCACCTTGCAGGCCTGGGAATACTGCTTGATTGATCTTACTTTCGAAGTCAAACATTATCTTTTCTCCTTTCGCATTGACAGATCGGACGCCTTTACGGAAGAAAATGACGCCAGCACGTGGACCTCTTAATGTCTTATGTGTTGTTGTTGTTACAATATCACAGTACTCAAATGGGCTTGGAATGATACCTGTGAAAATAGAAACGTATATTAAAtgtgaatatgaaaaaaatacgtacatattttacttggtggtagggcggGTAACGATTTGGCGATAAAATATTTGGTAAGTTgttgtttaaagggtgagtaacaGCGTTACTATAGGCACATGGGGCTATCTTACAGCCCCAATGtatatggacggtggtgaccatttaccatcaggagCCCATTTTCACatccaaataaaacaaatattatattaatatgataaaatgagTATCGTTGGAAAGGTCTTGACCTCAGTTAGTgcctttaaatttcatattatataatatgaaatttaaggCGGTTAAATCTCATGGGCgatagttaatttattgttatagggTTTCGGAGCAGTTCTCGGCGAACACATGACTGCTGGTTGTTTTATCATGCAAATATCGCttattattttgacaataaatCTATACCattatatttaacgtatttCAGAGTTTCAATAGCAACACGTGGACGAGTCTACTAGTTGATAAGACAAGAGAGGAAGAACTTTTGaaatagtgttgcatatcgatagtccactatcgatagtctatcgatagttaaggtgttagcgatagtctcgatagactatcgatagtattgtcacatGTCAATACTAACGCTAGTATCGATAGCTTCCCATGACCAatattattgatactatcgatagtttcgtACTATCGATACCCAGTTATTTTTCGATAGTATTACTTCGTCAAGATACGTTATTTAGTAAGTCAGGTAACGACAATATGAAagtgtaaaatttacaaaattacatacGACTGTCGATGTCCAAAGACGCGTTtccaaaaaatatcaatattgaaTGATAAATTAGGGTCTCGATTCAAGAATGAACGATTAATGAGAACTTTGACTTCGTCATTATCATTTTCTCAAAATTCATTCACTGACTATCGATAATATCAATAGTACCGttgctaccaatagtattgcttactaTCCATCAAAACGATCCTATCGATATGCTGAATAGTTTACGAAGTTCTGCAACAGAGgcttaaaatgtataatgttatttagTATACATTTAGCCGACCCGTGACGGGAGTGGAACGAGCCTCGAACATCCCGTCGTAGTATATAAATCAGTTTAATATACTGGTTACATAGTGCAGGAATTTTCAGATATTAAGCTGAATAGATCAGATACTACACTTTGATCTTAGCCAAAAGGCCGAGAAGCGATAACGTACTACTGAAAATTAATGACGGtgattctttaataaaaaaattatccagCGCGATGCGGATTGATTGTGAAATGTACAGCGACGATTATAGACTATAATTTAATGGCAAATGGGAAATTTGATAAcagacaacttttttttttcattttacgtCTTGTTTACTTATCTAATCACTATATTGTCTACattattgttgatttttatacaaatgttttcAGTTATGATGATAAGAAATCCAAGTATAATAAACAAGGTGATCAACATAAGCGTCATATTATTTGCGATGAGTGTTCGTGAGAGGTCTGGTACATTACTGATTACATCATATTGATTTCATCATCATTAGTTTAGTAGGAataacaaagtaattatttaaactaatttaaattttaaccatcTTGTGATTATTGTTTTgcgtaaaaaattgttttaatgtattgtacatattataaatgaaaaaagtattaaatatattactaatagtaAAATTCTTTACCTGCTGCAACAAGTCCAGAAATATGTGCCATGTCAGCCATCAAGATTGCACCATTCTCATCAGCAATTTGCCTGAAGCGTTTATAATCAAGGCAGCGTGAATAACAGCTTATACCAGCAATGATGAGGCGCGGTTTGAAAAGCTTAGCCGTTTCGGCTAGTTTGTCATAATCTATTAGTCCAGTTTTAGGATCTACCtgttattataaagaggtaataaATTGTAGGTGTTGTAAAATTTTCAGtagttaaattaaagaaataatttactaacaacTAAAAATATGTCTTACTTACTTTATAAGGCATACTTTCGAAGAAGATAGAAGTAGCAGAAATTTTTTTGTTGGCAGTGAAGAAACCATGAGTTAAATGTCCACCGTCTGGCAAGTCCAAACCCATGATACGACCATGGGGTTCAACAACTCCTGTGTATACTGCAAAGTTAGCTGGTGAACCTGGAGATAGAAAgtttgttgaaaaaaattattaattaaatacatttttgattttatgtatattttcttattaatacaaaaaacattattactcAAACAAGTCTCTAaagatgatttattatttgtaatttaatcattctgttttttgatattcagttacaaaaattatttactcTTACAAGCTATTGAGAATTTAGTaattagtgttatttattttgtttgtttagtgTTTGTACTTACATTAAAGGTTTAATACATGGgtttatgtgtgtatgtgtcaGTGTTATAAATGCACCATTAACTttacactttattatttaaaatagatgcaTATGTTGCAATACTATGACAtgcaataatatgttatattttgtcatactaaatatttcacatatattacatatacttaCATGTCATATTATTGTAACATATGTACTAAACTGTAATGAAAATGAAGTTAGATATTGAAACATCTAACAATGAAATGTTCAATGctttctttatatgtatagtttgaCTAGAAATGACCCAGAAATTTACATTAGCtaatatgtactttattttaattacaatgaatATGTAATTCAATGGTTAACTTAGTAGATCGCAATAATGTattggatttatatttttaggtgaaaaaatcaaacaattaaGTGATGTTTCTTCTAAAATCCtaacaaaatacttatataaggtacataaatatgtttaatgaatatataaaaaatatatatatttggtatgagatagcccagtggttagaacgcgtgcatcttaaccgatgatttcgggttcaagcccaggcaggcaccactgaattttcatgtgcttaatttgtgtttataattcatctcgtgctcggcggtgaaggaaaacatcgtgaggaaacctgcatgtatctaatttcaacgaaattctgccacatatgtattccgcctacccgcattggagcagcgtggtggaatatgctccaaaccttctcctcatagggagaggaggcctttatcccagcagtgggacatttacgggctgctaatgctaatgctaatttccTTTCTATGCTAGGTTTTTTGTTCAAGTATAACTGTAATTGTCTATACTAGAATGAAGAACTTAAAAATGTAACTAAACTAACttgaatatatcaaaacaatgaaaaattttaCTTACCGGAGTAAGGTTGAACATTTACACCCCAATCTTCGGCTTTTAGTTTATATGCTTCTAATGATCTCTGTTGAGCGAGTATCTCTATTTCATCTATAAATTCATTTCCTCCAtaatatctgaaatattttttggtttatataGTTAAAATCATTGAAAACAATGTATTCAAAGGTGTAacctttttgtatttaatatacaatattttataaagattttgattATGTTGTTTTAGTAATACAAATTACTTACCTTTGATGCGGCATACCCTCCGAGTATTTATTGTGAAGGCAAGAACTAAGGCACTGGAGGACAGGCACAGATGTAAAATTTTCAGAAGCTATCATTTCTAAGCCACTTGCCTGACgctgtttttcttttttgataATATCGAACAATTCGGGATCAGTATCCCATAAATTCCCATTTAAAAGTTTGGTATTCATTGTTGAACTTGTATGTAAATTTCTTAATTGGAAATTACtctgtaaatacaaaaaattgtatataaaaaaatatttattcgacaCCGGAGTTCgagttagtataaaatataaactgaagTGATAACTATTACAAAGGTCTATTAATACAGAGACCTAAAACCACTGACCCCACTCTGATATCGATGTAACGCAATCGTAAACAAAAGTTATGTAGTTGCTTGCTGCGACATAAAAACATCATTGCGATCATGCTTTCATACTTAACATTTtgacgtaatttaaaatatttgtaagagaTAAAATGTGGTTTTAGATTATACTCACAATATTGatgtaaagtttaaatatttacttaatattacaatttaaaattttctttttttaatatcgattataGTCTATCTTATGAAACTAACCTCCAACTTAAAGTTTAAACAAGTATTAAGTGGACAAGTGGTTAATAGTTAAACATCCGTGGAATGTTTTTGGttacaacatataaaaaacaaaacttaccataaggtggatTTTTCCTTGCACTTTTTGCACTGGACTTCGTAATATTTGGAAGTGGTAAGTGTGAAATTTTCGAGTGTGGAAATAAAAGTAACTACTAGCTACCTTCTTAATCATTTTTAGTGGTGGTTCTTAGATCAGATCTTAATATACTccgttatgttaaatattttcataaacaactatcatttttatcatttgtgATAACCCATTATGAACTTTATAAACTTTTGACTTCAAAATTCAATGTATTCTGACAGATCAGTTAGCGCCACAGAAAACATGCCTGCcaacagtaaaataatattatagtggtGTTCACACTTCATACTTATTTAAGCAATTATACAATACATGTGATCAGTgatgcatataaatatattgacttTGGTTGAAATTTTTATAAGCAGTGATTTTTTAACAtagatattgaattatttacagTAGTGTTGTATATCGATAGTCGACTGTCGATAGATCGCTCAATCGCTgataccaatagtattgcttacagagaacTAGCGAACGccgttatataaaatacaaggaacgtaggtatatattatacatataatataaatttctaagtgtgctttatgtaaataagaccaataaaatagaaattaagtattaataaatattaaacaaataaatataaaagaataattattattagtattgaaaGAAGGcctaaactattatttaatttatttgaatgaatgagctatttttaacgaattttattaaatagcaatATTCAAAAGCACTTtcgataaactataaaatagttatattttaggAAAATAAAACTCTACTATTACTAATGCAATACATTAATTCAACGTGTCattcatttttaacatatatttttaaagcatttttgaaaaactttaatataactACTACTTACGATTGTAGGTAAATTCGTTGTTACATTACCAACAAAAACACTGACACTAtcctcgaaataaaaatattgtgaatgAGGTGCTCCTTGAGTTGTAATGTATTGTTTTGCATGTTAATGGTTTGTTTAGAAATTCACATGAATGTTTGATAATAAGTAGGTATTGTTGTATCGATTACAGGGTTCTTTTCtaatgaaacataaatatatttttaatttaaatacattttttgaaaattaatttaatttaattacattaatttttaatttaaatacattgaaaaattatgtaataatgtcGATATATAACTCTAAATTAATGTTAGATATCATTTGattcaatgatttaaaattaagtttgacTGAATTGTTGTTGAGTGGCGAACGAATAAACTGGTTTACAACGGCATTCAATAGTCTATTTGGTGTGAATCTACCCTAAGCAACAAATATGCTTTAAATTATGCAATGCTTTGCACTGAAACAATAATAGCACAGATTTACGTGTCGTAACCATTTCACGAGtacttgttaatatttcttatatttttaatatgaaaagatataaacaaaatggttaaaattagtACGTTATAATTGTTTGTAAGGAATTTGTCTCTTAGTCCTCATATAATTGTCTTTCATAGtagtagtattaaataatagtatttaaataatagttaaacaaGACATATAAAGTTAACAGTGATGAAAATAAACTTGTTGTTATAaaattccataaataaatataataattttatgcggaacacttttttttatatatattcacttaagcactatgtaaatatttaatcgaaCCTTAATGATACCTAATGAGAATCTTGttgataatgttaaaatattttttgagtctCTTTGAGTAGAGGTAACTAGAACGTAtcaattgtatatataacaaacacATAATTATTCCAAttgattatttcaattaaagtatgatatttttatgtaacctattgttagagttattttttttaaacattgtataaaaaaataatttattagaataatttgattaataatatgccgattgactatttttagaatatgtaataatgtaatattttaatttttcacgattAATACTTGTCGAATGGCTGATACTGGCCGGTAAGAAAAAGAATGTCAAGAAATCGAACGcggcggcagtgttttgttataatgcttattatttttaaataattagaattaaaaggAGATTTGGAGAATACGGGATGTATTGTGAAACACGCATtagtgggtaaaataaatatgaaatagtgttaataaatgaatctggaaGAATATCATTGTTTAAACTTGCGACCATCCTAAGATGGATATATAGGGATGAAAAgtaggaaattatatttaatgtcttcgttaattatttaagattatattcattgtatagtttttgttttatacaattatgtgttatttacataattacttatgtaatagttatataaataacaaataattaacattttttgttcaattaaatgaaattaagtaagtacatattaatttaaagataaaatcagTGTCTGTCTTCTTTTCtttgatgatattatttaaagtgtttattaaattaaattaacattattatctaGGATTCATAATCCTAGAATATTATCGAGCccaaaaatatgtgttttagtATGTTCCTTACATACGTATGCTAAGCATATATATGCTAAGCATAAACGCATTATTCTGCAAACTAGTTCATTAAGTTGAATAACTATGTAGCCGCaaatgtcttaaatattttggaTGGATACCTACTATGTAGTTTCAGAACAAGcgacatttaaaatacatttttatatctctTACTTATATTATTCAAGGTGAAATTCATTAAACAGAGATAAACTCGTAAATATTGATTGTAGTGGCAAAGTCTGTGtgataactttataaattgtaaaaaataattataggtatAAACAGTTCATAGACAAGGCAACATAGACCAATAATCCAATAAAGGTGGTGTACACTAATTAATTCTCGGTAAGCTGTTTACGGTTTTAATCTCGTCATTGGCATTTGGTATGTAAAAACAGTTTACTGAAGTTTGCTCCAATTTTGTTGGAGCAACTTTGAAAAACCTCGATATGATCCGCCGTATGAAGGTTttagaaaaaagttaaaaaaaatatattcgatgaAATTTTATCAGGTTGGTTATATTAATACTgaaatgtaatttgtaaaaaaaaaacattgttgtaTTATTAGCGTACTTTATACTAAAcgttattctaataaaaatggtataaaatatatttttcttatatttttatatcacaatGCTGACTTACAAACATTTCTCACTTATCTAAGAATCCATTACActaatgacaaaaataaaaaagagaacaataataataatgaagttgTCTACAATTaactttatgtataaattagttcaatacatttaattaaagtaggTCGTTTATGTTTGAAGCcgatatgttaatttaaatactagtttTTTCACTTTGTAATGTGTTTGTATAATAATgagaactttatttttatatatttaggctATGTTCTCTTGCAGTCATCGATAATGAAAAAGTATTGTGAGTTGTAATTATTGTGAGTGTTGTCTCTTCTGGctgttttaaagaaaaagaaataatcTGAAGCTACACTACcgtttatttttgtgaaaaaGGTATTgcgttataatacaaaaatataaaatattaatattattattatcatcaagtAAAATTTACTCGTAACAATGTGGCCATATCTAGTCAATCTAGGCGAAATctagtcatattatatattatttctctcGTTATTTTGTTGgcaatactaatttattaaaggACCACCGCTCAACATGATGAAAAATAAGCAACATATTGCCAGTAAAAGGCAAATGAGAAAAAGtacatagttaattttattaattaccaaATGAGTATTACCCAATAACTTACCATGTGATTGATAAAAAAGGTGTAAAAGCGAAAGCATGTTACTCGTTATATATAACACAACATGTCCTTTTTATATGGATTTTAAGGAATGTGAAAACAaagtttatacaaaatgttattttgcgTGTACGGATAAAGTACACGGATACATTACACCACCAGTGAACTGTTGTACCACACTTTAAaatcttgtttattattttatattcgacaTATAACATTCAATCACAAAAGTCCCAGCAATACAATTACTTTCTGTtctgatgaaaataaaaaaataattacacctgataaaaatatttttattactcgtACATTCTCGGcttcaaatatttatgattttgataatattgattattgatttcagaatgaagaaaatatattttttatgagaaaagAGCActcgaaataataattaaaaaacttaattagaCTACAacgattgtataaataaaaaattgaaatagcTTTACTATCATATCACATTTTTACTACTTATAATTTAGGAGTCACATCTACCCTTTTCTCACAAACGTCTCGCATTGAGAAAATTGGTCTTATGAGAATTGCgtcatagtatatttattttattaatctatatgATGTGCGTaccaacattaaatattataaaaatgccaCAGTGTAATTTAGTACAAggagtaataataatttcgtctaAATTTTAAGGtcaatgtttagttttttttttaaataatattccgcAGTCTTGAATTgccaataaacataatataacaaaatttgttattaaaaatcttaatatccAGGTGTAATATAAGAACAACAGTAACCTAACAAATATGCATGGAATAAATGATTGTGCGTTGGCAGATATAACTAATTGTATGTGCTGAGCTATTtactatattacttatatttatttaaaaagggtATCTTACCCCTATTTCATGTAGGTTATTCTTGGTAGAATCCTCTTTCCGAGCCGGTAAATACGTTCGACCATAAATAGCTTTAAGTCTAtttgaataagtatattttgatttgttttttttttgcattaatttatttaatgatacaaACACAAATGTGTTAACGTCttgcattaatattataataataaattaaaaatatgatatcaaGTACGACAGACATGCATTATACGAGTATTATCTTACTAATGAAGACTTTTTAATTTCAAGGATTTCCCCTGTGCAAAAGAtccataaataatgaattatttccCCTCAGACTACATCCTTACTCTTCCTAAAATTGCAAAATACTGGAATGAATATAaccttatacattttaataatgcccatactacaaatacaattacaacgtattacaattatattgacAGAACAgaacttacttatttattttctcaaggtatttaaaataaggATCAACGAAGTGATTTAAGATCAACGTGATTCTACATTCAGCGGAACCCCACCGATTAGTTCCAGATTTGttagtaatgtatttatttttgtaacaaattctAATATTCTCAAGTCTTTAATTAGTTGCACAGAAGTACGCTGGCTGGTTTTTTAGAAgccaattatttataaaaggaagATTAATAGAAGTGTGCtttcttttaaattgtatttatcaaaGACAAGGCgcaatttaatattgtactcTTCAGATGTACACttcagaataatataaattagattaaaaaaatattctgttggTTGGAGGtcgaatgattttatatttatttatttatttatcctttattgcacccaaacttaaaactaaaaattacattattgctacacaaagttgcatgaggtgcaacaggcggtttatatcattattttacacGAAATAATTTCCATTTTTAGAACAAACctgtaactaattaattaaataaaatataggtaggtaggtatgtaCATTCTTTTATAATGCGTCCCTAGTACAGGCAATAATGAAGTAAGGTTTATTAAGAGAGATGTATCAAAAgtcaaaaagtcaaaaatctttattcaatatagaagtgtatacacttgcttattgattgtcaaatatctaccaccggttcggaatttagcacctcagacctgagaagaaccggcgaaagaaactcagcgaattatatatatatattttttttttaaccattatccgtgtacaatgaaaattatattttagttatttgaaacagcctggaggcgatcatttcattcccaaggtgtgcagtcaactaaaaaactaaagtcattagtgttgtaatatcctttagcacacaaacgctctttaacgattcttttaaattttataattgaataattttgaacgttttctgggatcctgttgtaaaaacgtatacattgccccaaaaaagagttactaaccctgtgtaatcaggtacttggagtaacaagtttattcttgttcctagtgttaacagaatgtacgtcacaatttctggaaaaatcatttatgtttttgcgtacatacatatatttagaatacatacatacatgttgtTTTAAGAATCTTAATAGACGTTTGTTTTTATCAACTTTGTTCACAGAATGGTAACATTACAGAGACAAAGTTTGGTGAATCGATCGACGACGGAAGGAAGATGTTTTGGAGTTTGTACGGACTCTGTGGTAATCGATAGAGAGATTCTGACTTCCGATCGcaatatatgtacttacgtCTTGCTCTTCGTCAATTTCGTTAAATGCTGGGCATTGAATAAGTAACACACTTCACAATTTAAGCTCATCTTAATAAATCGGAGTTATCAGTGGGATCATCTAATAAAATTCGAAAAGAGCATAAATCTCCTAATTTCGGTaaactacattaaaataaatcacagcATACTATCGATAGGGAGAATTCTTAGGTAATAATAGAAGAACAATGGAAGTATAAAGGTGATATTAAGGTATAAGGTGATAACCACATTAAAAGGACTTTTTTGTTAACTTTAACAAATGAAATGTCTTTTGATTATCTAAAACGTTTAATATTCATGGAAATACCTAATTAAAacttctgttttttttatacatttctataaatatataataacattttattaaaaagataacaGTTTTGTACGACGCAAaaccaaataaaactaaattggaaacagatattatagtataaagtaatatttcatttcttCTTGCAAGTTAATTCAATATTGTCGTTAACTTATTTCCCTGTCATTCTTGGAATTTGGAAACGTAGGTATTCATAAAAGGTACCAAATAGCTACGAAGCAAAGGAGGATGTAATGACGAGGCAAAAGTAAGGAAATCTTATCAAAAGTAAATGGCAGCCCTGGCAATATATGGGAGTAAATGGCAACGTTTGAACAAATATCATCGAGAATATCTTTTAgcttttctaaattcaaatgtgAGCTCTTAATTTGAActgtagatatattaaatacatattttattaaaccataTTAAAGTATAACGGAACGCAAATGTATatgctgttttatttttagtatttatttattttggaaacaaaCCCTATTGTTACATTGAAAAACATAAGAACTTAACCAATGAGCTACTGATATTACATtaagacaaatattaaaaaaaaagataccgtttttttttgtttatatttgaatatactaTTTCTACCGATATACCtggtatatctatatttttatatagttgaaCTTTTAAAATCCTATTTGATATGATGAAGGATGTTGTTATGTTATGCAGCATTATACCGTTctagagtttattattattggttataACAACAATCCCTTTTCTGCTAAGTTATTAGATTCTACGCAGAGCTATTTGACCTTCGTAACCCTTTTAGGCGAACCACTAacattatattagaataatttccCCACATATATATAGTTACGATTCTGatcacaaattatattatacttagtttTAATCACAAGCAAAAGTATTTTCATGGCATTAAAAATTCGCTGGTTCGCTATCGAGAATTCATCTATCGACTctcaagatatatttttgacaataaatcaaactgaatatatttatagtatagatTTGACTCAAAACAATTCATTAGGTAGCTCTATGGCTTTACTACCTTACTCCAATGCGTATGGTTGTgtcgtaatataattttaaatccgtCGTAATTTGAAATTACAATAGGTTACGGATGGCTTACATTCGTCTCAGTATTCATTAACAATTAGCATTTGGAAAAGTTATAAAtcatagaataaaaatt
This region of Vanessa atalanta chromosome 8, ilVanAtal1.2, whole genome shotgun sequence genomic DNA includes:
- the LOC125065787 gene encoding serine hydroxymethyltransferase isoform X1, producing the protein MIKKVASSYFYFHTRKFHTYHFQILRSPVQKVQGKIHLMSNFQLRNLHTSSTMNTKLLNGNLWDTDPELFDIIKKEKQRQASGLEMIASENFTSVPVLQCLSSCLHNKYSEGMPHQRYYGGNEFIDEIEILAQQRSLEAYKLKAEDWGVNVQPYSGSPANFAVYTGVVEPHGRIMGLDLPDGGHLTHGFFTANKKISATSIFFESMPYKVDPKTGLIDYDKLAETAKLFKPRLIIAGISCYSRCLDYKRFRQIADENGAILMADMAHISGLVAAGIIPSPFEYCDIVTTTTHKTLRGPRAGVIFFRKGVRSVNAKGEKIMFDFESKINQAVFPGLQGGPHNHAIAAIATAMKQATMPEFVDYQRQVVANAQRLCAGLAARGYDIATGGTDVHLVLVDVRRAGLSGARAERLLELVSVACNKNTVPGDKSALNPSGIRLGTPALTTRGLKETDIDRVVEYIDRALKLAQEVTAISGPKLVDFNKTITENADIQAKINKLKQEIENYSQTFPLPGYEKY
- the LOC125065787 gene encoding serine hydroxymethyltransferase isoform X2; the encoded protein is MNTKLLNGNLWDTDPELFDIIKKEKQRQASGLEMIASENFTSVPVLQCLSSCLHNKYSEGMPHQRYYGGNEFIDEIEILAQQRSLEAYKLKAEDWGVNVQPYSGSPANFAVYTGVVEPHGRIMGLDLPDGGHLTHGFFTANKKISATSIFFESMPYKVDPKTGLIDYDKLAETAKLFKPRLIIAGISCYSRCLDYKRFRQIADENGAILMADMAHISGLVAAGIIPSPFEYCDIVTTTTHKTLRGPRAGVIFFRKGVRSVNAKGEKIMFDFESKINQAVFPGLQGGPHNHAIAAIATAMKQATMPEFVDYQRQVVANAQRLCAGLAARGYDIATGGTDVHLVLVDVRRAGLSGARAERLLELVSVACNKNTVPGDKSALNPSGIRLGTPALTTRGLKETDIDRVVEYIDRALKLAQEVTAISGPKLVDFNKTITENADIQAKINKLKQEIENYSQTFPLPGYEKY